From one Lycium barbarum isolate Lr01 chromosome 6, ASM1917538v2, whole genome shotgun sequence genomic stretch:
- the LOC132643977 gene encoding proline-rich receptor-like protein kinase PERK2 codes for MDESLFFVCKFGFSGTSSSSSSFNFFFNASYLFCLLIASNDKNERHRSNSLPGKITTKSKRGKSTTKSQGKSTVSTSRASHSSIPPLHPPSHGPSSKSKEKSTVSSPSPSLSSIPPLHPPSQGPSSFSHSFYGTMTPLGYSSIPPPGYSPMPPQGYSGISPAAPFYNMPPPGCSSMPPSYIPPPGMHSAYLAAMERCPSPKTPSSEATQSASPRLSRLNIGSRNSEASPSRSSTPSSVDGPNLPSPGKLDHLRRVRIIADGEGFYPSRPAANAISTAI; via the exons ATGGATGAAAGCTTGTTTTTCGTTTGCAAGTTCGGGTTCAG TGGTACCAGTAGCAGTAGCAGTAGCTTCAACTTCTTTTTCAATGCCAGTTATTTGTTTTG TTTGCTGATAGCATCAAATGATAAAAATGAGCGACATCGGAGTAATAGTTTGCCTGGGAAGATTACTACTAAGAGTAAGCGTGGGAAGAGTACTACTAAGAGTCAAGGAAAATCAACTGTGTCTACATCGAGGGCATCTCATTCTTCTATTCCACCATTGCATCCTCCTTCACATGGCCCGTCATCAAAGAGTAAAGAGAAATCAACTGTATCTTCACCGAGTCCATCTCTTTCTTCCATTCCACCATTGCATCCTCCTTCACAGGGGCCGTCATCATTTTCACATTCTTTTTATGGTACTATGACTCCCTTGGGCTATAGCTCGATTCCTCCCCCGGGATATAGTCCGATGCCTCCACAGGGCTATTCTGGGATTTCACCTGCTGCCCCTTTCTACAATATGCCTCCCCCAGGTTGTTCCTCGATGCCTCCCTCTTATATACCTCCACCTGGAATGCATTCCGCTTACCTCGCTGCCATGGAACGATGTCCATCTCCAAAGACTCCTTCGTCAGAGGCCACTCAATCAGCCAGTCCACGCCTTTCTAGGCTAAATATTGGATCGAGAAATTCTGAGGCATCTCCTAGCCGTTCTTCTACTCCGTCTTCAGTTGATGGTCCAAATCTTCCATCACCTGGAAAGTTAGATCATCTACGGAGGGTGCGCATCATCGCTGATGGAGAAGG GTTTTATCCTTCTAGGCCAGCTGCAAATGCAATCTCAACAGCAATATAA
- the LOC132643978 gene encoding serine/threonine-protein phosphatase 7 long form homolog → MDHHPLDPGPFDRQLLYLQPEHRSQHIWTSDLQPESQVRTRLGDSAWEILDARPPHPRVLDILRRGGIYRCVEVGRVQHDRSLVTALIERWRPETHTFHVRTGEATITLQDVEVIYGLQVDGRPLYIEEPPVLPPYRGELIRLTGFAALDGHISGQSRLLLSALYAHLRLTDMQHPIGEDTPQADVDRRARLYLLIILGAILFPNTSGSHMSLRYLRYIDDLAEIGCYSWGAAVLAYMYRGLCRCSMGTRVEVPAFCSLLQIWVWTRLRPFQPIPADPPADYLTVPMPYARRWSRGVRRRVETHHSLLPFRDHAATTTEALKSVRES, encoded by the exons atggatcaccaccctcttgatccggggcccttcgaccgaCAGTTACTatatcttcagcccgagcataggtcgcaacatatatggacatccgacctgcagcctgagtctcaggtccgtacccggttaggggactcagcatgggagatcttagaTGCTCGCCCaccacatcctcgtgtcctggatatactacgtcggggcggtatctaccggtgcgtcgaagttggtcgggtacagcacgataggtcgctagtgacggcattgattgagaggtggcgaccggagacgcacacatttcatgtccgcaccggtgaggctaccattacccttcaggatgtggaggtcatttatgggctacaggttgatggacgcccattgtatattgaggagcctcctgTGCTGCCGCCTTACCGGGGTGAGTTGATtaggctcaccggtttcgcggctctggatggtcatatttccggccagagtcggcttttgttgtcggccctttacgctcacttgcgcctcacagacatgcagcatccgattggagaggacacgcctcaggctgatgttgatcgacgtgcgcgtctatacctactcatcatattAGGGGCCATCCTAttcccgaacacttcgggttcgcatatgagcttgaggtatcttcggtatatcgacgatctcgccgagataggatgttatagttggggcgctgctgtgctggcctacatgtatcgaggattatgccgatgttctatgggcacgagggtagaggtccctgcattttgctcgcttcttcag atatgggtgtggactaggttgagaccttttcagcccataccagctgaccctcccgctgactatcttactgtcccgatgccatacgcgcggagatggtcgcgaggcgtaCGCCGACGTGTGGAGACGCACCACAgccttctcccgtttagggatca TGCAGCAACTACCACAGAAGCcctaaaatctgtgcgtgaaagttgA